A genomic stretch from Erigeron canadensis isolate Cc75 chromosome 9, C_canadensis_v1, whole genome shotgun sequence includes:
- the LOC122582761 gene encoding DNA-directed RNA polymerases I and III subunit RPAC2, translating to MEHGSFQDNSASTFSLADEDHTLANSLRFALNQDPRVSVCGYSIPHPSEARVNIRVQTTGDPAKEVLKDSCQDLMQICQHVRSTFDQAVADFKSNNGSERQ from the exons ATGGAACACGGATCGTTTCAGGATAATTCGGCATCAACTTTTTCTTTAGCCGATGAAGATCATACACTTGCAAACTCTTTAAGATTTGCTCTCAACCAAGA TCCAAGAGTTTCAGTATGCGGGTACAGCATTCCACATCCTTCAGAGGCTCGGGTAAACATAAGAGTCCAGACAACTG gtgaccCTGCAAAAGAagtgttgaaagattcatgtcAAGACCTCATGCAGATATGTCAGCATGTTCGGAGCACCTTCGACCAAGCTGTTGCTgattttaaaagtaataatGGTTCCGAAAGGCAGTAG